The Stigmatella aurantiaca DW4/3-1 genome contains the following window.
TTGACCAGCGCCCCCTCGGTGGCCCGGGCGATGGGAGAGTCATCCACCAGCAGCACGCGCAGCCGCTTGGCCTGGGGCTGCTGGGCGACGGGGCGCGCCATGCGGCGCACCTCGGTCATGATGTCCGGCACGTGGCACAGCACCGCGATGCGCCCATCCTCCAGCGCCGCGGTGCCCGCGATGAAGGCGGCACCCTTGAGGAACTCTCCGCCACATGGCTTGACGGCCACCTCGCGCTCGTCGACGAAGCCATCCACCACCAGGGCGGCGTGATCGTCGCCGTGACGCACCACCACCGCGGGCGGTTTGTCGAGGCGGTTGCCACCATTGACGCCCAGCAGCGGCCCGAGCGCCACCAACGCGGTGGGCTTGTTGCGGTGCTTCACCGCCAGCGTGCCGAAGACCTCCATCCGGTCCTCCGGCTTGACGCGCGTGACGGCCACGACGTCCGCCGCGGGGATGCCGTAGACATCGTCCCCCAGGCGCACCAGGAGGACCTTCATCAACGCCAGCGACTGCGGCAGGCGCAGGGTGATGGTGGTGCCCCGGCCCTGCCGGCTGACGACGCCGACCGAGCCGCCCAGGGACTCCACCTTCCGCTTCACCACGTCCATGCCCACGCCGCGGCCGGAGATCTCACTGACCTGCTCGCGGGTGGAGAAGCCAGGGCGGAAGATGAGATCGATCGTCTCGCGCTCGGAGAGCGCGGCGGCCTGGGCCTGGGTGATGAGCCGCTTGTTGATGGCCACGGTCCTCAGCCGATCGGGGTCGATGCCCCGCCCGTCATCCTCCACGTCGATCTGGAGCATGTCTCCGTCGACGCGGACGCGGATGCGCAGCCGCCCCGTTGCGGGCTTGCCAAGCTGCTGACGGGCATCGGGGACTTCCAGGCCGTGATCCACCGAGTTGCGCAGCAGGTGGACCAGCGCGTCGCGCACATCGGCGAGCATGGAGCGGTCCACGCCGACGTCGGCGTTCTCGATGACCAGATCCACTTCCTTGCCCTGGGCCCGCGAGAGCTCGCGCACCGCGCGGGGGAAGGCGTCAAACACGGTGGACAGCGGCACCAGCCGGGCCTCCGCCACGGAGTCCGCCATCTTGGCCAGGTTGCCGTGGAGGGTGTTGATGCCATCCTCGTTGCGGCGCACGAAGCGGAACGCATCGTCCCGCAGCATGTGCAGATCGCTCTCGATGCCCTCCAGCTCCGACCGCAGTTCGGCGGCGAGGTGGAGCCGTTCGCCCAGGTGCAGGAAGCGATCGCCCAACCGGGAGAAGCGCTCGAACAAGGTGGCCGTCTCCGTCCCCCTCAGCCTCCCACGAGCGCTCTCCACGAGCAGATCGCCCGCGAGCAACCCGAGCGAGTCGAGGATCTCCACGTTCACGCGAATGCTGCGATCCGCGATGGAAGACTTGGCGGCGGCGGGGGCCGCCTCTTCCTCGGGCTTCGCGGGCGCGACCGGGGGCGGTGTGGCCACGGGCGCCTCTGCCCTGGCCACGGCCGGGGGCGGAGGAACCACCGGGGCCGGTGGGGCCACGGCGGCCGGTGGGGGCGCGGCGGGCGCGGGCAGGGGGGCGGGCGCGGGCCGGGGCTGGGCGGGCTTGTTGCCCAGCGGCGGCATGGGGTGGCCGGAGACGCTCGCGAGCGTCTTGCACATCTCCTCGCTGGCTTCCGTCCCCGTGTGGGCGCCGGGCAGGTCATCGGTGAGATCGGACAAGACATCGCAGGCCCGCAGGAGCAGGTCGGTGGCCACCTCGGTGGCCGTCTTGCCGTCGCGCTCGGCGCGCAACATGTCCTCGGCGGCATGCGCCAGCTGGCCGATGGCGGCGAGCCCCAACATCCGGGCCTCGCCCTTCATCGTGTGCAGCTCGCGCGCGACATCGTCCGCAGCCTGGTCCGCGTTGTCCTTCTCGAGGTCGAGCACCCCGAGTTGGATCTTCTGGAGCCGGTCTGCGGTGACCTCCTGGAACTTCTTCAGGAGGGACTTCTTGAGGGCCTCGGTATCCATGGCCGGGGTTTCTCCGGGCGGATTGGGGCCGCACGGGGTAGCCCCTCTCCTCCCGGGTTGTGCTTAGTCGGCCTTGAAGCGCTTGATGAGTTCCGCCAGCCGGCTGGCCAGCTGCGTCAGTTCGGCGGAGGCACCCGTGGCCTGCTTGGAGGCCTGCGTCGTCTGGCGCGTCACATCCTCGATCTCGGCCATGGAGGCCACCACCTGCTCGGTGGCGGTGCGCTGCTGCTGCGTGGCCAGGTTGATGACGCGTGCTGCGTCGCTGGTCTCCTGGACCCCCGCGAGAATGCCCTCGACGGCGGTGGCCGCCACGGAGCCCAGCTTCTCGCCGGACTCGGTGGCCACCTTGGAGGCATCCGCCGCGCCGCCCGCGGCGGCCGTGGCCTCGCGGATCTCGGTGATGAGGCTCTTGATCTCCTTGGTGGAGTCCAGGACGTTCTCCGCCAGGCGCCGCATCTCCGCGGCGACGATGGAGAAGCCCTTGCCGGCCTCACCGGCGCGGCTGCCTTCCAGCGCCGCGTTGAGCGCCAGCAGGTCCGAGCGGTCGGCGATCTCGTCGATCACCTCCACCACGGTGCCGATGCGCTCCACGCGCTTGGACAGCTTGGTGATGGCGTCGGCCACGGCGATCCCATCGCTGCGGATCTGCTGCATGGCCTGGATGAACTCGGCGATGGCGCCCCGGCCCGCGCGCGCGGCACCGAGCGTCTCCTCGGCCACACGGGCCACCGCGCCCGCGTTCTCGGCGATCTGCGCGGAGGCGTGCTTGAGCTCCTCCATGGTCGCGGTCGTCTCGTGGATGGCCGCGGCCTGCTCGGTGGAGGACGTCTCGTGCTGCGTGGAGGCGGCCAGCACCTGGTTGGCGGAGGAGGACAGCCGCAGCGCCGCCTCGTTGATCTCCCTCACGAAGGTGCGCAGCGTCTCGATGACCTTGCCGAAGCCCTCCAGCAGGGGCGCGAGCTGGGGATCCTCGGTGGTGGTGGTCCAGCGCGACAGGTCACCCTCTCGCACCAGGGCGATGAGCGAGTCGAGCGCCTGATCGATCTCCTGAGCGGCGACCTGCTTGCGGTGCTCGGAGTCCGAGAAGCGCTCCAGCACCTGGTTGAGCAGGATGGCCACATCTGCCAGCTCGCCGGTGACGATCTCCGGGGTGATGCGCGCCTGGAGGTTTCCCGCCAGCACCGACCGGAGCGTGTCGGACAAGGGCTTGAGGGCCGGGGTGTTGGACTTGGCCGGGGGTTTGGCCACCGCCGCCTTCTTCGGGGCGCGGGGCTTCACGGACTTCTCGTTCGGGGTGTCCAGAGACATTGCGGTCAGTGCCTTCCTTGAGTCTTTGCGGTTTCGACCAAATCGATGAGCAGAACAGGGTGGGCCTCTTCCAGGACCACCCCAATGGCGAAGGGCGACGCGGTGACGGCGGCGGGCAGCCGGCGCAGATCCGCGATGTTGATGGGGCGCACGCCCTGAACGGCATCCACCTTGAGGTGGGCCTCCCCCTCGGGAGTATCGAAGACGAGGGCCCTGCGGCCCTGATGAAGCTCGCCCAGCTCGGGCCGGGTCAGATCCCCCGGCAAGGCCCGCTCGATGCGCTGCACCTGAGAGGCATCCACCCCATAGAGGTGGGGCCCGATCTCGAAGAAGAGGATGTCCACCTCCTCATCGGTGCGGACCGCGGCATCGTCTATCATCGCGCCACCGCCCGCTGCCGCGCCGTCTGGAGGAGCTTGGAGAAGTTGAGCAGGTTGATGGTCTCCTCGGCCGTGGGCCCCTGAACGACCCCCAGCAAGTGCTCGGTGGCGGCGTCGGCGCCCACCGGCGGCGGGAGGATGTCGGAGACAAGAATGCGGCGCAGCCCCAGCACCGTGTCGGCCACCACGCCGGCGACATAGTTGCCGCTGATGCCCACGAAGATCCGGGTCCGGGGCATGATGCGCGCCTCCCCCTTGGCCAGGAAACGGAGCAGATCCAGCACCGGCAGCACCTCCCCCCGGTGTCCAGTAACCCCCAGAAGAAACGAGGGAGAGCGTGGCAAAGGCGTCATCAGACCCGCCCGGAGCACTTCCAGGACGTTCTCGCTGGGCACACCCAGGCGGAGCCCGCCTACACGGAAGCAGAAAAACTCTTGCTCGGGACGCGCCTGAGCGGCGAGGGCCCGGTCCGGAGCAATCCGCAGCGCACGTTGAAGAGGAGTCGAAGTCAAGGCACCAAAGTATCCGGAGGCATGCAAAACGGGTCAAGGGGAGTGCCGCGAACGCTTGCTTGGCCACCGTTTCGATGGTCCCGGGCGGGTCAATCAGTGTAGGGTGGTTTCAGGATTCTTGGGGAGGCAGATGTCTCGCGTACTGGTCATTGACGATAGCCCGATGCTGGTGGAGCTCACCGTCCGGGCACTCACCGCGGCCGGCTACCAGGCAAGCGGCGCAATGGACCTGGCGAGCCTGGAGCAAAAGCTCGCGGAAGGCCCATTCGCGCTCATCCTCAT
Protein-coding sequences here:
- a CDS encoding hybrid sensor histidine kinase/response regulator translates to MDTEALKKSLLKKFQEVTADRLQKIQLGVLDLEKDNADQAADDVARELHTMKGEARMLGLAAIGQLAHAAEDMLRAERDGKTATEVATDLLLRACDVLSDLTDDLPGAHTGTEASEEMCKTLASVSGHPMPPLGNKPAQPRPAPAPLPAPAAPPPAAVAPPAPVVPPPPAVARAEAPVATPPPVAPAKPEEEAAPAAAKSSIADRSIRVNVEILDSLGLLAGDLLVESARGRLRGTETATLFERFSRLGDRFLHLGERLHLAAELRSELEGIESDLHMLRDDAFRFVRRNEDGINTLHGNLAKMADSVAEARLVPLSTVFDAFPRAVRELSRAQGKEVDLVIENADVGVDRSMLADVRDALVHLLRNSVDHGLEVPDARQQLGKPATGRLRIRVRVDGDMLQIDVEDDGRGIDPDRLRTVAINKRLITQAQAAALSERETIDLIFRPGFSTREQVSEISGRGVGMDVVKRKVESLGGSVGVVSRQGRGTTITLRLPQSLALMKVLLVRLGDDVYGIPAADVVAVTRVKPEDRMEVFGTLAVKHRNKPTALVALGPLLGVNGGNRLDKPPAVVVRHGDDHAALVVDGFVDEREVAVKPCGGEFLKGAAFIAGTAALEDGRIAVLCHVPDIMTEVRRMARPVAQQPQAKRLRVLLVDDSPIARATEGALVKALGHSVEEAQDGEEAYAKVQNTSYDLILTDVQMPKLDGFSFTRRLKTTPAVARIPVIILSSLASPEDKRRGLEAGADGYLVKGELGVESLALTIERLT
- a CDS encoding methyl-accepting chemotaxis protein, whose product is MSLDTPNEKSVKPRAPKKAAVAKPPAKSNTPALKPLSDTLRSVLAGNLQARITPEIVTGELADVAILLNQVLERFSDSEHRKQVAAQEIDQALDSLIALVREGDLSRWTTTTEDPQLAPLLEGFGKVIETLRTFVREINEAALRLSSSANQVLAASTQHETSSTEQAAAIHETTATMEELKHASAQIAENAGAVARVAEETLGAARAGRGAIAEFIQAMQQIRSDGIAVADAITKLSKRVERIGTVVEVIDEIADRSDLLALNAALEGSRAGEAGKGFSIVAAEMRRLAENVLDSTKEIKSLITEIREATAAAGGAADASKVATESGEKLGSVAATAVEGILAGVQETSDAARVINLATQQQRTATEQVVASMAEIEDVTRQTTQASKQATGASAELTQLASRLAELIKRFKAD
- a CDS encoding Frizzy aggregation protein FrzB, translating into MIDDAAVRTDEEVDILFFEIGPHLYGVDASQVQRIERALPGDLTRPELGELHQGRRALVFDTPEGEAHLKVDAVQGVRPINIADLRRLPAAVTASPFAIGVVLEEAHPVLLIDLVETAKTQGRH
- a CDS encoding chemotaxis protein CheW, yielding MAPDRALAAQARPEQEFFCFRVGGLRLGVPSENVLEVLRAGLMTPLPRSPSFLLGVTGHRGEVLPVLDLLRFLAKGEARIMPRTRIFVGISGNYVAGVVADTVLGLRRILVSDILPPPVGADAATEHLLGVVQGPTAEETINLLNFSKLLQTARQRAVAR